The following DNA comes from Flavisolibacter ginsenosidimutans.
CTAGAATAGATACCGATACATTTCATCTACCCTTCCCATGGTGATGATTTCGATGTCAAATTTCTTTTTGCTCAAACCTTTCTGGTTGTACTTCGAAACAATGATTTTGCTGAAGCCCAATTTTTCCGCTTCGGCAATGCGTTGCTCAATGCGGTTAACGGCGCGAATCTCGCCGCTCAACCCTACTTCGCCGGCAAAGCAAACGTCATGCGGAATGGTCGTGTCTTCATAAGATGAAAGCAAGGCCGCTAACACAGCCAAATCAATAGAAGGGTCTTCCACTTTTAAGCCGCCGGCGATGTTCAAGAAGACATCTTTCACGCCAAAATGAAAGCCGCCGCGTTTTTCTAGCACGGCTAACAAGAGTTGAAGCCTTCGCGTATCAAAGCCGCTAACGGTGCGTTGCGGCGTTCCGTAAACCGACTGGGTTACGAGTGCCTGCACTTCGATTAACAATGGCCGTTGTCCTTCAATAGTAGCCGCAATGGCAATACCGCCAAGGTCTTCTTCTTTTTGCGTAATGAGAATTTCGCTTGGGTTTACCACGGGGTTCATGCCGTTGTCGTTCATTTGGTAGATGCCCAATTCGGCGGTGCTGCCAAAGCGGTTTTTTAGCGTTCGCAAAATGCGGTAAGCATAATGACGGTCACCTTCAAACTGCAACACCGTGTCCACCATATGTTCTAAAAGTTTGGGACCCGCTATGGAACCTTCTTTGGTAATGTGACCAATTAAGAACACAGGCGTAGAGGTCTCTTTTGCGAACTGTTGAAATTCGGCAGCGCATTCTCTTA
Coding sequences within:
- the radA gene encoding DNA repair protein RadA; protein product: MAKVKTAYFCQVCGYESAKWTGKCPSCGQWNTMVEELIQKDNKKAANDWEDYRENGSTKKTRHLNEVEMRDHSRLLTVDAELNRVLGGGIVPGSIVLVAGEPGIGKSTLFLQMGLQLKDAVVLYISGEESDEQIKMRADRLGIQSENFYLLTETSTNVIFQEIKKLKPQVIIVDSIQTLESSFIESSPGSVSQIRECAAEFQQFAKETSTPVFLIGHITKEGSIAGPKLLEHMVDTVLQFEGDRHYAYRILRTLKNRFGSTAELGIYQMNDNGMNPVVNPSEILITQKEEDLGGIAIAATIEGQRPLLIEVQALVTQSVYGTPQRTVSGFDTRRLQLLLAVLEKRGGFHFGVKDVFLNIAGGLKVEDPSIDLAVLAALLSSYEDTTIPHDVCFAGEVGLSGEIRAVNRIEQRIAEAEKLGFSKIIVSKYNQKGLSKKKFDIEIITMGRVDEMYRYLF